A single genomic interval of Electrophorus electricus isolate fEleEle1 chromosome 4, fEleEle1.pri, whole genome shotgun sequence harbors:
- the cers3b gene encoding ceramide synthase 2 has translation MLSEWFWLERLWLPVNVTWADLEDKEGRIYAQASQLYITVPIAVLLLGFRALYERVIAQHIAEALGVKDKIRLRVSNNPILENYYMTCSKQPSQENVRGLSKKVSWSERQVEYWFRRRRNQDRPGVVKKFKEASWRFLFYFCAFLGGLLALYDKSWFYNLREVWAGFPKQSLLDSQYWYYMTEISFYGSLLFSVAVDIKRKDFKEQFVHHWATLILLSFSWCANYIRIGTLIMLVHDAADIFLESGKIFNYARWENTCNGIFILFTIVFMVTRLVIFPFWLIHCTWVYPLEQFEPFFGYYFFNALLMLLLVLHIFWASLIIRMVKKLLFGEMKGDERSDEEEEESQEEDNHKHFNGSSNGLSNGH, from the exons ATGCTCAGTGAGTGGTTTTGGTTGGAACGTCTTTGGCTTCCTGTGAATGTAACATGGGCAGACCTGGAGGATAAAGAGGGCCGGATATATGCCCAAGCCTCTCAACTCTACATCACCGTACCTATAGCAGTACTGCTACTGGGCTTCAGAGCACTTTATGAGAG AGTCATTGCCCAACATATTGCTGAAGCTCTTGGAGTGAAAGACAAAATCCGTCTGAGAGTATCAAATAATCCCATACTTGAAAATTACTATATGACATGCTCTAAACAGCCCTCACAg gaaaACGTTAGAGGTCTCAGTAAGAAGGTGAGCTGGTCAGAGCGGCAGGTTGAGTACTGGTTTCGAAGGAGAAGAAACCAGGACAGACCTGGAGTTGTGAAGAAGTTCAAAGAAGCCAG CTGGAGGtttctgttttacttttgtGCTTTCCTGGGTGGTCTCCTGGCTCTTTATGAC AAATCGTGGTTTTATAATTTACGAGAAGTGTGGGCAGGATTTCCCAAACAG agcCTACTGGACTCTCAGTACTGGTATTACATGACTGAGATAAGTTTTTATGGCTCCCTCTTGTTTAGTGTGGCGGTAGACATCAAACGCAAG GATTTTAAAGAGCAGTTTGTACATCACTGGGCTACTCTAATACTGCTGTCATTCTCCTGGTGTGCAAACTACATCCGCATTGGGACGCTCATTATGCTGGTTCATGATGCTGCTGACATTTTCCtggag TCTGGAAAGATATTTAATTATGCGAGATGGGAGAACACCTGCAATGGTATATTTATTCTCTTCACCATTGTCTTCATGGTAACAAGGCTTGTCATCTTCCCTTTCTG GTTGATTCACTGTACATGGGTGTACCCGCTGGAACAGTTCGAGCCATTCTTTGGCTATTATTTCTTCAATGCCCTGCTCATGCTCTTGCTGGTGCTACACATATTCTGGGCTTCACTCATCATCCGCATGGTCAAAAAGCTTCTCTTTGGCGAA ATGAAAGGTGATGAAAGAAGtgatgaggaagaagaagagagtcAAGAAGAAGACAACCATAAACACTTCAACGGTTCTTCCAATGGACTATCTAATGGCCACTGA
- the caps2 gene encoding calcyphosin-2 → MDWDVNVKRTFPRVGNQRQIMITERSRGPRPKEVPMLALEGLRDREEEDYAVIPVAEMQSSPLSAMSWGTAPSAHPHETWNGGVRDTQRNTPMVGYQNSPHSSCRSLLLNDPPNNPEPNPESCHSAPCNTSECAQTQTSTIHTRTRKLEAEALTVEKKKQTVIEQMMVDQLCRAVISDPEQNTASPVNTSAHHKRTLHHTMVKTQNSLTENLLSHKLSFHARILSRCGHEACRELIGFFFTCDHTLTVYEYRSFGKNRCNVLPFIARGVYKTRGRTYCLADFSKGADLWFSTDVLHVPDSLRQQLHLTLRVTHVDEEAKRSLLAQSGETANCITEEELNNRKTLRAIQRAVCDRMRGHAIQTLTTLGRKLTCLDLQENGFLVKEKLRKCLMEDLSLSPQDFDTVWRIAGPQGEVTADAAAIMRAVTGEMSEARKAVFIKVYVKLDPHKTGSITLIDIEKFYWAKQDLGHGAKTDFLTCIRNRGRVGGKVSYAEFEDYYEGLSIEIPSDEEYISILTSTLDHLTLLTNGVCICVVMFVH, encoded by the exons ATGGACTGGGatgtaaatgtgaaaagaaCATTTCCCCGAGTAGGAAATCAAAGGCAGATAATG ATAACGGAACGAAGTCGCGGACCCCGTCCAAAAGA agttccaatgttgGCATTGGAGGGACTGCgagacagagaagaggag GATTATGCTGTCATACCAGTTGCTGAAATGCAATCAAGCCCACTGTCGGCCATGAGCTGGGGTACTGCACCTTCAGCACACCCCCATGAG ACATGGAATGGAGGAGTaagagacacacaaagaaatacCCCAATGGTGGGATATCAGAACTCACCACATTCCAGCTGCAGAAGCCTGCTCCTTAACGACCCCCCCAACAATCCTGAACCAAACCCAGAGTCCTGTCACTCTGCCCCATGCAACACGTCTGAGTGCGCACAAACTCAGACCAGCACCATACACACTAGAACCAGGAAACTGGAGGCA GAGGCGCTGACTgttgagaagaaaaaacagactGTGATTGAACAGATGATGGTGGACCAGCTCTGCAG GGCTGTCATCAGTGACCCAGAGCAAAACACTGCAAGTCCAGTGAACACTTCAGCACACCACAAAAGGACTCTCCATCACACcat GGTGAAAACTCAGAACTCTTTAACAGAGAACCTTTTATCCCACAAACTCAGTTTTCATGCCAGAATTTTATCAAG ATGTGGACATGAGGCATGTCGAGAGCTGATTGGTTTCTTCTTCACATGTGATCACACACTGACTGTGTATGAGTACCGCAGTTTTGGGAAAAACAG GTGCAACGTTTTGCCCTTTATTGCCCGTGGTGTATACAAGACTCGAGGGAGGACATATTGTCTAGCTGACTTCTCAAAG GGTGCAGATCTGTGGTTCAGTACAGATGTGCTCCATGTCCCTGACAGCTTGAGACAGCAGCTGCATCTGACCCTGAGAGTTACTCATGTGGATGAAGAAGCCAAGAGATCCCTgct GGCTCAGTCTGGAGAAACAGCAAATTGCATTACTGAGGAGGAACTCAATAACCGGAAGACCCTAAGGGCAATTCAAA GGGCTGTATGTGATCGGATGCGAGGTCATGCTATCCAAACTCTGACTACACTGGGGAGGAAGCTGACATGTTTAGACCTGCAGGAGAATGGCTTCTTGGTCAAAGAGAAGctcagaaaatgtttaatggaGGATCTGAGCCTCAGTCCCCAG GACTTTGACACTGTGTGGAGAATTGCAGGCCCTCAGGGAGAGGTGACTGCGGATGCTGCTGCTATTATGCGTGCTGTTACTGGGGAGATGAGTGAAGCCAGAAAAGCTGTTTTTATAAAG GTTTATGTAAAACTTGATCCACATAAAACCGGCTCCATTACCCTGATTGACATTGAGAAATTCTACTGGGCCAAACAGGACTTGGGACATG GGGCAAAAACAGATTTCCTAACTTGTATACGGAACAGAGGAAGGGTTGGGGGAAAGGTGTCATATGCTGAATTTGAGGATTACTATGAGGGACTGAGCATTGAAATCCCCAGTGATGAGGAGTACATCAGCATCCTGACCAGCACCCTGGACCATCTGACCCTCCTCACCAAtggtgtctgcatctgtgtagTAATGTTTGTGCATTAA
- the glipr1b gene encoding glioma pathogenesis-related protein 1b: protein MDLSSCLALWISTLLASSSGALSHVLPDIADPEFIRRCVQAHNVYRSRANPPAANMRLMSWDDSLARGARSWARHCKASHNPVLQQVGRSHPEFRRVGENIWLGAPYSAFTVESAIHTWNKEGADYTHQNQSCARICGHYTQLMWATSYKIGCAVHVCSRGIDNFSTNPESTIFVCDYGDAGNVFGFPPYIVGLACSSCGAEKCKDKLCRYDWTPGWDFVPSSAHRLSHWLNNPVLRISFGMCLLLFYATH, encoded by the exons ATGGACCTTTCCAGCTGTCTCGCTCTGTGGATATCGACTCTTTTAGCTAGCTCTTCAGGTGCTCTCTCACATGTGCTGCCGGATATTGCCGATCCGGAATTTATCCGCAGGTGCGTGCAGGCACACAACGTATATCGCTCGCGTGCGAATCCACCTGCGGCCAACATGCGTTTGATG TCTTGGGATGATTCTTTGGCCAGAGGTGCGCGGTCATGGGCAAGACACTGTAAGGCTTCCCATAATCCCGTGCTGCAGCAGGTGGGCAGGTCTCACCCTGAGTTCCGACGGGTTGGGGAGAACATCTGGCTGGGGGCTCCATACTCTGCCTTTACTGTGGAGTCAGCTATTCATACCTGGAATAAAGAGGGTGCAGATTACACTCACCAAAACCAGAGCTGTGCCCGTATATGTGGCCACTATACACAG cTCATGTGGGCAACAAGCTATAAGATAGGCTGTGCTGTCCATGTTTGTTCTAGAGGAATTGACAACTTCTCCACTAATCCAGAGTCCACTATTTTTGTATGTGACTATGGTGATGC GGGAAATGTATTTGGCTTTCCTCCATACATAGTGGGACTGGCTTGCAGCAGTTGTGGTGCAGAGAAATGCAAAGATAAGCTTTGCA GATACGATTGGACGCCTGGGTGGGATTTTGTTCCCTCCTCAGCCCACAGACTCTCCCATTGGCTGAATAACCCAGTGCTGCGGATATCATTTGGAATGTGCTTGCTTCTCTTCTATGCAACACACTAA